The genomic window GACTAGCCAATAGGGACAATTCTATAATTTTTGTTGCTATATTATATGGGAGGTTGCCTACTATTTCAAAATCACCGCCTATTTTATATTTTTCCGCAACCTGATTTAGATTCTTTAAGACTTCAAGGCAATCATCTTCTATTATATAAACATTCTTGTTTTTTTGGAACAATTTTCTGAGAAAATCACAAAATGCCTTGTCTTTTTCAATTATTATTAGTTTTTTGGTTTTGTGAGATAAAGGCAAACTTATTTGCCCCAACCCGCCACCTACTTCAATAACCGTATCGCAATCTACAAAAGAAATCATTTTTTCAACAATCGCTTTGTTAATTAAAAAATTTTGGCCAAAAGTCTTTAGAGGAGCCGCTTTTATTTCTTTTAATACATGTTTTATGGTTTTAGGGCTGTATAAATCCATTTTTTTAGGATTTTTGTTTTTTACTTATTTTTTCTTGACCTTTGTTTATTTTAAGATACTATTATTAGTATAAAACATATGAGTAAATTCTCAAAAATATTTTTTAGCTTGCCTATAATTAGGCTAATTTTCTCTGGTACTTTAAACAAAATAGGCTTTGGGGTAGCCATATTTTTGTCTGTTTTGTTGTCTTTTTCAATTAAAGCAGAGGGGAACAGGCCTTTTATTTCAGCATATTTATTAAATAATAATGTATCAGAATTTCCTGTTTATTTGTCTCAAAATAGAGCCTTTGTAGAGGGTTTGCCATATGAAAGTTTTGAAAATACGATCGCTTCTGTTTCTTCACCATCTACCATAACACCTTCTTTAATGGCTGTGGTAACGAGCGGAAGCAATACTGGTAGTTCTGTGATCCGAGATTATGTTGTAAAAGAAGGCGATACATTGTCTTCAATAGCGCAAAAGTTTGGTATTTCTGTAGAAACAATTAAAAATACAAATAAGATAGGCGACAAAATTTATCCAGGTCAAAAACTAATTATTTTGCCTGTCGACGGCCTTATACATGAGGTAAAAGAAGGCGACACTGTTTTTGAGCTTGCTAAATTATATCAGGCAAAAGTTGAAGACATTATTGCTTTTAATGATCTTTCGCCAGACGGAAAGATATACATAGGAGACAATTTAATAATTCCTTATGGTAAAATGCCATCTTATGAGTTTATTGCTCCTGAAAAAGTAGTGAAAATTGCTGATGGTTACTTTATTTGTCCGATATCAAAACCTTGCACAATAACTCAAGGGCTTCACTGGTATAATGCTGTTGATATAAGCCATGGAAGATGTGGAGAGCCTGTATTTGCAGCAGCCGGCGGAATAGTTATTAAGGCAAAAACAACCCAATCAAGGTCTCCTGAAGCTTTTGGAGGAATGGGAAATCATGTGAGAATTTTACACCCTAATGGAATAACAACTACTTATGGCCATTTGCAATCGGTTTTAGTTTATGAGGGTCAAAAAGTTTCTCAGGGTCAAATTATAGGTTTGATGGGAGGTGTACCAGGAACACCTGGCGCTGGCACAACAACAGGATGTCATGTTCATTTTGCTGTTGGTGGCGCTCCAAATCCTTTTGCAAAATAAAATCTCATAAATTTATTCCTCGAATATCCTATAATTCAAAGCCTCAGCTGTATGCTCTATTGTGATTTCTTCACTTCCTTCTATGTCTGCTATTGTTCTTGAAACCTTTAAAACTCTGTGATAGCCTCTTGCAGATAGTTTTCCAGAGTCCATAAATTTTTTGAGAAGATTGTCACTTTCTTTATCTATTTTACAGTACTTGTTTATTAATTTAAGAGGTATTTCAGAATTATATTCAAAATTTTCGTTTTTAAACCTTTCTTTTTGTATCTCTCTTGCTTTTTCTACACCGCTTTTAATTTTTTGAGTTTCTGATAAATCAGGCTCTTTTGTTATATCTTCGTGTTTTATCGGTTTAAATTTTACAAATAAATCTATTCTATCCATTATCGGGCCTGAAATTTTCTTTCTATATTTTTGAATTTGATTTATAGAGCAGACGCATTCTTTTTGATCTGATATATAATAACCGCAAGGACAAGGGTTGCACGCTATTATTAGCATAAAGTTTGCCGGAAATTCAAACCTTTCTTTTGACCTTGCTATTGTTATTCTACCATCTTCTATTGGTTGCCTTAAACTTTCCAAGACATCGCGGTGAAATTCCGGAAATTCGTCCAAAAACAAAACTCCTTTGTGCGCCAGTGTTATTTCCCCCGGTTTTATTGGATTTCCGCCTCCTAAAATTGCTGCTTCAGAGCTTGTGTGGTGAGGATTTCTAAACGGCCTTTGATAAACTATTCCTTCTTTTGGCACCTGCCCCAATATACTATATATTTGAGTTAATTCTATTGCTTCTTTTTCAGATAGAGGTGGCAGAATTGAAACTATGCTTTTTGCCAATATAGTTTTTCCAGATCCTGGCGGACCCTCAAAAAATATATTGTGCATGCCGGCTGCTGCTATTTGCAAAGCCCTTTTTGCA from bacterium HR34 includes these protein-coding regions:
- the rsmA gene encoding Ribosomal RNA small subunit methyltransferase A, with amino-acid sequence MDLYSPKTIKHVLKEIKAAPLKTFGQNFLINKAIVEKMISFVDCDTVIEVGGGLGQISLPLSHKTKKLIIIEKDKAFCDFLRKLFQKNKNVYIIEDDCLEVLKNLNQVAEKYKIGGDFEIVGNLPYNIATKIIELSLLASPTPKSIIATTQKEVAQRIVAKPPKMNYLACKVQYLAKPKILLYISKNNFWPKPKIDSAILKITPKKNIEKLKKDYTSFIDFAKILYSHPRKTIRHNLKLSKMNIKIEENFLKKRAEQIQIQDLINLWENTQE
- the comM gene encoding Competence protein ComM, with amino-acid sequence MLSKILSAGLLGIEPKLVEVETDVSQGLRTFKIVGLPDKAIEESAQRINSVLKYAGFTAPQSKSFKVLVNLAPADIKKEGSLYDLPISIGFLISSQQIKTKPLNKTLIVGELSLTGEVKPIKGALLFSILAQKLNLEEIILPKQNAKEAAILKGVKVIGVSNIKEAIKYIEGKINIEPEVNDTREILSKQLSYEIDISQIRGQYVAKRALQIAAAGMHNIFFEGPPGSGKTILAKSIVSILPPLSEKEAIELTQIYSILGQVPKEGIVYQRPFRNPHHTSSEAAILGGGNPIKPGEITLAHKGVLFLDEFPEFHRDVLESLRQPIEDGRITIARSKERFEFPANFMLIIACNPCPCGYYISDQKECVCSINQIQKYRKKISGPIMDRIDLFVKFKPIKHEDITKEPDLSETQKIKSGVEKAREIQKERFKNENFEYNSEIPLKLINKYCKIDKESDNLLKKFMDSGKLSARGYHRVLKVSRTIADIEGSEEITIEHTAEALNYRIFEE
- a CDS encoding Autolysin, which produces MSKFSKIFFSLPIIRLIFSGTLNKIGFGVAIFLSVLLSFSIKAEGNRPFISAYLLNNNVSEFPVYLSQNRAFVEGLPYESFENTIASVSSPSTITPSLMAVVTSGSNTGSSVIRDYVVKEGDTLSSIAQKFGISVETIKNTNKIGDKIYPGQKLIILPVDGLIHEVKEGDTVFELAKLYQAKVEDIIAFNDLSPDGKIYIGDNLIIPYGKMPSYEFIAPEKVVKIADGYFICPISKPCTITQGLHWYNAVDISHGRCGEPVFAAAGGIVIKAKTTQSRSPEAFGGMGNHVRILHPNGITTTYGHLQSVLVYEGQKVSQGQIIGLMGGVPGTPGAGTTTGCHVHFAVGGAPNPFAK